From Eriocheir sinensis breed Jianghai 21 chromosome 37, ASM2467909v1, whole genome shotgun sequence, one genomic window encodes:
- the LOC127008076 gene encoding uncharacterized protein LOC127008076 — MRGVSVRCAALLLVTALAGEAWGFHSSLRRYTRQAIHCQAEDTACQMCSNSCNSVEESRLPECCEAYKTCCDQYFQACKKCSSVVVKDRYFPEYCCASFTDCCDLVTTFTAPIKPPEPVRSKESKPDLKVPTVAAPKPTVFPGIQAPAAPLAPALAPQAPSLGLPSHDPAFSAPSPRSQASRVSVGKQRVQQNSAQPRPKPRPQSNGNRRHGRVTSRGRVIE; from the exons ATGCGGGGCGTCAGTGTGAGGTGCGCGGCACTGCTGCTGGTGACGGCTCTGGCGGGGGAGGCGTGGGGCTTCCACTCCTCCCTGCGCCGCTACACCCGCCAGGCCATCCACTGCCAGGCGGAGGACACGGCCTGCCAGATGTGCTCCAACTCCTGCAACAGCGTGGAGGAGTCGCGGCTGCCCGAGTGCTGTGAGGCCTACAAAACCTGCTGCGACCAGTACTTCCAGGCGTGCAAG AAATGCTCGAGCGTGGTCGTCAAGGACCGCTACTTTCCGGAGTACTGCTGCGCCTCCTTCACCGACTGCTGCGACCTCGTCACCACCTTCACCGCGCCCATCAAG CCCCCGGAGCCCGTCAGGAGCAAGGAGTCTAAGCCCGACCTCAAGGTCCCCACCGTGGCCGCCCCCAAGCCCACCGTGTTCCCGGGCATCCAGGCTCCTGCTGCCCCCCTCGCGCCCGCCCTCGCCCCCCAGGCCCCGTCACTAGGCCTCCCCAGCCACGACCCAGCGTTCTCAGCCCCCAGCCCCCGGTCCCAGGCCTCGAGGGTGTCGGTGGGCAAGCAAAGGGTCCAGCAGAACAGCGCACAGCCCCGCCCCAAGCCCCGGCCCCAG TCCAACGGCAACCGGCGCCACGGCAGAGTCACCTCACGTGGCAGAGTCATAGAGTGA